A single genomic interval of Haloterrigena salifodinae harbors:
- a CDS encoding bacterio-opsin activator domain-containing protein, with amino-acid sequence MDAGKTLVDAALETLPITVVVIDENGEILLTNDSWRAFGSDDHQTDHVGANYIVTAKADVDTDEYARRAVEGLEAIIDGERETFTMEYPCHSPERKQWFLMWAKRFHVGGELRVSVVHLDITERKLAEITVEETAAELREEHRALEHVLERVDGLLRDVTDAAVGATTREEIERSVCSRLADTDPYVLAWIGRVDVTNRRLSPREWASAGDVPLEDETLVLASDESHPAVRALAEGEAKVVQDLDSFDDARRWWPTGAGDRFQSVAALPLRYGDVTYGVLVVFADEPAAFSERELLVLDSLAGAISTAMNAIEARQMLATGAVVELELSIADPDLFVAALATELEAAVTFRGLTDEEGTPIAFFHADRAVDGAPDAAAIDGVTDVRILSTYDGGTLLEAAVDDGIVRTISEHGGTVRRFETRGDASQADRSAVGDASVELTVDLPNGQAARSVYDLLDRWYDAVELISYHETDRPRRTPGDVMGRLESSLTDRQQTALRKAYYADYFEWPRNVSGEELAESMGITRSTFHQHLRTAQRKLLDELFDSAELRSADHASGLRGGETASNETSAE; translated from the coding sequence ATGGATGCCGGGAAGACACTCGTCGACGCCGCCCTCGAGACGCTCCCCATTACCGTCGTGGTCATCGACGAGAACGGAGAGATTCTGTTGACCAACGACTCCTGGCGGGCGTTCGGTTCCGACGATCACCAGACGGACCACGTCGGCGCCAACTACATCGTGACGGCGAAGGCGGACGTCGATACCGACGAATACGCCAGACGCGCGGTCGAGGGTCTCGAGGCGATCATCGACGGCGAGCGAGAGACGTTCACGATGGAGTACCCCTGTCACTCGCCCGAGCGAAAGCAGTGGTTCCTGATGTGGGCGAAGCGATTCCACGTTGGCGGGGAGCTCCGCGTCTCGGTGGTCCACCTCGATATCACCGAGCGCAAACTGGCCGAGATCACCGTCGAGGAGACCGCCGCGGAACTCCGCGAGGAACACCGGGCGCTCGAGCACGTCCTCGAGCGCGTCGACGGCCTGCTCCGTGACGTCACCGACGCCGCCGTCGGCGCGACGACCCGCGAGGAGATCGAACGCTCGGTCTGTTCGCGTCTCGCCGACACCGACCCGTACGTGCTCGCCTGGATCGGTCGCGTCGATGTCACCAACCGCCGCCTCTCGCCGCGCGAGTGGGCCAGCGCGGGCGACGTCCCTCTCGAGGACGAGACGCTCGTCCTCGCGTCGGACGAAAGCCACCCCGCCGTTCGGGCGCTCGCGGAGGGAGAGGCGAAGGTGGTTCAGGACCTCGATTCGTTCGACGACGCGAGGCGGTGGTGGCCGACGGGCGCCGGAGACCGGTTTCAGTCGGTCGCCGCGTTGCCGCTTCGCTACGGCGACGTCACGTACGGGGTACTCGTGGTGTTCGCCGACGAACCGGCGGCGTTCTCGGAGCGCGAACTGCTCGTCCTCGACTCGCTCGCCGGGGCGATCTCGACCGCGATGAACGCGATCGAGGCGCGACAGATGCTCGCGACCGGCGCCGTCGTCGAACTCGAGCTGTCGATCGCGGACCCCGACCTGTTCGTCGCGGCGTTAGCGACGGAACTCGAGGCGGCGGTCACCTTCCGGGGACTGACCGACGAGGAGGGGACGCCGATCGCGTTCTTCCACGCCGACCGCGCCGTCGACGGCGCCCCGGACGCGGCGGCGATCGACGGCGTCACCGACGTTCGAATCCTGTCGACGTACGACGGCGGGACCCTCCTCGAGGCTGCCGTCGACGACGGGATCGTGCGGACGATCTCCGAACACGGAGGGACGGTTCGACGGTTCGAGACCAGGGGGGACGCATCGCAGGCCGATCGGAGTGCCGTCGGCGACGCAAGCGTCGAACTCACCGTCGACCTCCCGAACGGACAGGCCGCACGCTCGGTCTACGACCTCTTGGACCGGTGGTACGACGCGGTCGAGTTGATCAGCTACCACGAGACCGATCGCCCCAGGCGAACGCCGGGAGACGTGATGGGGCGGCTGGAGTCGTCGTTGACCGATCGCCAGCAAACGGCGCTACGGAAGGCCTACTACGCCGATTACTTCGAGTGGCCCCGCAACGTCTCCGGCGAGGAACTCGCCGAGTCGATGGGCATCACCCGCTCGACGTTCCACCAGCACCTCCGGACCGCACAGCGGAAGCTGCTGGACGAACTGTTCGATAGCGCGGAGCTTCGTTCTGCGGACCATGCGAGCGGGCTTCGAGGCGGTGAAACCGCCTCGAACGAGACGAGCGCGGAGTAA